A region of Deinococcus rubellus DNA encodes the following proteins:
- the holA gene encoding DNA polymerase III subunit delta, with the protein MILAFSGNRFLVEEAAREALAGRGLHLRDLPRVSGEDVTPETLATLLAPSLFGESAALVDLEGVRPDKALLAALATPGALVVVLDLLGAATRVKHYEQHGQHQAVPAPVKPGEVAGWATARAKQMKLKLEREAAQYLAEVFGADLAGLSAELNKLAFVDGPLDRETLRRVVGREPPGDSFVMLGAATAGRTAEALKQLRQLLVSGEDPFKLMGAVIWQYSLVARSVALLQGGGRVSESEAAQRLGVKPYPAKKALEVARQLSERQIRAHLNHILDADLAMKRGLDVPAALERLLVQLSL; encoded by the coding sequence GTGATTCTGGCGTTTTCCGGCAACCGCTTTCTGGTCGAGGAGGCTGCCCGTGAAGCGCTTGCCGGGCGCGGCCTGCACCTGCGCGATCTGCCACGTGTCAGCGGCGAGGACGTGACGCCGGAGACGCTCGCTACCCTGCTGGCCCCCAGTCTCTTCGGGGAATCGGCGGCACTGGTCGATCTGGAAGGTGTGCGGCCCGACAAGGCGCTCCTGGCAGCCCTGGCCACACCCGGCGCGCTGGTGGTCGTCCTCGATCTGCTGGGCGCGGCGACCCGCGTCAAGCACTACGAGCAGCACGGTCAGCATCAGGCGGTGCCCGCGCCCGTCAAGCCCGGCGAGGTGGCAGGCTGGGCAACGGCGCGGGCCAAACAGATGAAGCTCAAGCTGGAGCGTGAGGCCGCGCAGTATCTGGCCGAGGTGTTCGGGGCCGATCTGGCGGGCCTCAGCGCCGAACTCAACAAGCTGGCCTTCGTGGACGGGCCGCTGGACCGTGAGACGCTGCGGCGGGTGGTGGGCCGCGAGCCGCCGGGCGATTCGTTCGTCATGCTGGGCGCGGCCACAGCGGGCCGCACGGCCGAAGCTCTGAAGCAGTTGCGGCAGTTGCTGGTCAGTGGGGAAGACCCGTTCAAGCTGATGGGGGCGGTGATCTGGCAATACAGCCTGGTGGCCCGCAGCGTGGCCCTCCTGCAAGGCGGCGGGCGCGTCTCCGAGAGCGAGGCGGCCCAGCGTCTGGGTGTCAAGCCTTACCCAGCCAAGAAAGCGCTGGAGGTGGCCCGCCAGCTCAGCGAGCGCCAGATCAGGGCGCACCTGAACCACATCCTCGATGCTGATCTGGCGATGAAACGCGGTCTGGACGTTCCGGCAGCCCTGGAGCGGTTACTGGTGCAGCTCAGCTTGTAA
- a CDS encoding TspO/MBR family protein, with protein sequence MTGIPRQITLVLATLLTLVMNYLSNALPLFGNSNGQVSDSLPNAFTPAGLTFAIWGVIFLGLAVFAVYQALPGQRGARYDALFWPYLLANLLNVGWLLAFQSLHFGLSVLIMLTLLASLIWLYTRLRSLELKRSETLVLGLPTSLYLGWIAVATIANVTAWLVSLGYTSGLLGLSGPIWSALLVVIASLIGAFLLRANRDLAVSGVILWAYYGVYLARPDATIVLSGLIVGVLILLAAVFVRSGKPGSGARRLTA encoded by the coding sequence ATGACAGGCATTCCCAGACAGATCACTTTGGTGCTGGCCACGCTGCTGACGCTGGTCATGAATTACCTCTCCAACGCCCTGCCGCTGTTCGGCAACAGCAACGGCCAGGTGTCGGACTCGCTTCCCAACGCCTTCACGCCTGCCGGGCTGACCTTTGCCATCTGGGGTGTGATTTTTCTGGGCCTGGCGGTGTTCGCCGTCTATCAGGCCCTGCCGGGGCAGCGCGGCGCACGCTACGACGCCCTGTTCTGGCCTTATCTGCTGGCCAACCTCCTCAACGTCGGCTGGCTGCTGGCTTTCCAGAGTCTGCATTTCGGACTGAGCGTGCTGATTATGCTGACATTGCTCGCGTCGCTGATCTGGCTCTACACGCGCCTCAGAAGCCTGGAGCTGAAGCGCAGCGAGACGCTCGTCCTGGGCCTGCCCACCAGCCTGTATCTGGGCTGGATCGCAGTGGCGACGATTGCCAACGTGACGGCCTGGCTGGTCAGCCTGGGCTACACGAGCGGCCTGCTGGGTCTGAGCGGCCCCATCTGGTCGGCGCTGCTGGTGGTCATCGCCTCGCTGATAGGAGCCTTCCTGCTGCGTGCCAACCGCGATCTGGCCGTCAGCGGCGTGATCCTGTGGGCTTACTACGGTGTCTACCTGGCCCGCCCGGACGCGACCATCGTGCTCAGCGGACTGATCGTCGGGGTGCTGATTCTGCTGGCCGCCGTCTTCGTGCGGAGCGGCAAGCCCGGCAGCGGGGCACGGCGGCTGACGGCCTGA